From the genome of Balneolaceae bacterium:
TCCGGCAAATGAAGGATTAGAAATTCAAATATTAGACGACTATGCCGAACGGTACGCTGATCTGAAGCCGTGGCAATATACGGGCAGTATCTACTTTGAACAGGCAGTCTCAAAAAGAGTGACCAAACCCGCCGGAGAGTGGCAGTCGATGAAAGTTCGGGCAGAGGGGCCGAACATTCAGGTAACACTGAATGGAGAACAAATTATTAATGCCAATTTGATCCAATACATGGAAAATGCTCCGAATCATCCGGGCCTGCTAAAACGATCTGGTTATATCGGTCTGCAAAATCATGGCGACAGGGTAGATTTTCGAAATATTAAGATTACCGGGATTGACTGAGGGATAATTTTATGATTGCTGTCAGAAGACACTATTCGGGATAAGATCCTCAGATATTTTTATTGACAGAACGCATTTACCGGTTGAGGTTGTTTTGGAGAGTGTCCCCTTTGAAGGGGGCAATGGGGGATGGAAAGTAGTGAATTCGAAATCCGATAATAAATATTTGAGTCAAATCAATACTCATCTGGTCATCCCCCTTGCTCACTCCGTTCGCTTTCCCCCTTCAAAAGGGGGATTTTTCTCAATTTTAAATTCAACCGGTAAACTCGTTGAACAGACTTTACATAAAGGAGTTTTACCCTCAGATAAACTGTCCGCTGTTTAGCAGAGAATTAACTTTGTATTCAAATCTCAGTTTATTACTCTTTTAAAGAGTAAAACAAGAACCCTCAACGGAAACTGAAAATGACAAATTTGATGCACCTTCAACTGGTAAAAAAAGCAGTTATTTATGCAAACCTGCTTTTTTCGTTAATGCTTTTATTTCCCGCAGCTAATCATGGACAAACCGTAATCAGCGGTTATGTCTATCATGATGCCAATGAAAATAATACGTTTGATTCCGCTGAGAAAGGTATTCAGGGGGTATTAGTTTCAAACGGTTCGGCGATTGTTGAGACTGATGAGAATGGATTTTACGAATTGGAATCCTCAGATAATTCTGTTGTTTTTGTTCTTAAGCCCAAAAGCTGGACCACAGGTTTAAATCATAACAATATTCCGCAGTTTTATACCATTTTGAGTACCGATGGGGCCGGTGGAACAGAATATGAGGGATTAAAGCCAACAGGAGAGGCAGCAGAGTCCATAGATTTTGCACTCTATCCGCAGGAGGAAACCGATCAGTTCAGGGTGCTCGTTTTTGGAGATACACAACCTCGTACCATCGAAGAGGTTAACTATATTGCTCACGATTCTGTTCAGGAAGTTATCGGTGTTGATGCTGCCTTTGGCACCACATTGGGAGATTTGGTATTTGATGACCTCAACCTGTTTGAACCCTTGAACCAGGTGATCGGACAAATCGGAATTCCCTGGCGGCATGTAATGGGAAATCACGATATTGATTTTTCTGCTGATACGAATTGGGACGCAAGAGGAACTTATTTGCGCACATACGGGCCCTCCTGGTATGCATTCACGTACGGAAACACTCATTTTATAGTGACCGATAATATTCGCTGGATTGTAGAGGAAGATGACAGGTATTACCGAACCGGCCTTGGTGAAGAGCAGCTGGAATTTGTTGAAAACTTTTTAGAGAAGATTCCCGATGATGAACTTGTGGTATTTATGACTCATATCCCCTGGGTGGATTCCACTCCATGGGCAGATGAAAATGAGAAACTGGAGCTTTTCAGGCTGATGGCAGATCATGATAACGCGATTACATTTGCGGCGCATACACACCGCCATTATCATCGGTTTATCGGGGAAGAGGATGGTTTTTTCGGTAACGAAGAGCATCATATGGTAAGTATGGCAACAGTTTGTGGCTCATGGTGGACCGGGGCACATGATGAATACGGGATACCTCATTCATTGATGCGAGACGGAACGCCAACCGGTTACGGTTTTTTGGATATCGAAGGGGATGACTGGAAATTTACATTTAAAGCCGCCCGCCGGCCAGCTGATTTTCAGATGCATGTTTCAGCACCCGATGAGGTTCCGGTTGAAGAACTGGATCAAGCAGAGATATTTGCCAACGTTTTTAATGCACTGCCTGATGCCTTGGTAGAAGCAAAAGTTGGTCACGAAGGAGAATGGGTGCCGATGTCAAAAACTCAAGAACCTGATCCTGTTTATAAGGCCATGAAAGAGCGTGAGGATCAGCTTACTGATCTCAACTGGAGACGTACAGGAGAGGCTAATCCAACTCCGCATCACTTATGGAAATCAAACTTGCCGTTAAACCTTGAGCCGGGAACCTATACTATATTTGTACGGGCAACGGATGACTGGCATGATTACGAAGGACGAAGGATTGTGCGGATTGTTGAGTAGCAAAAGAAAACAAGATATGTAACCTATTAAATTTGGGAAGTCATTATGCTAAAAAAAATAAATGTAACCCTGTCTGTTCTTACAGTTATAATTTTGATTCAAATTGCAGGCTGTACATCCCGGGATGCTGGCAATAACAATGAAATTAACAAACCCAACATTGTTCTCATTTTCCTGGATGATGCTGGTTTTGCCGATTTTCAGCCATTTGCCGAAACCCGGTATCCCACGCCCAATGTACAAACGCTGGCTGAAGAGGGTCGGCAGTTTATGAACTTTTATGTACCCCAGGCGATCTGCTCAGCCTCCCGCGCGGCACTGATGACCGGTACCTATCCCGAACGTAACGGCCTTTTTAATGCTCATCCGCCCAAGGCTCTGGGGCTTGAGACCAGGTTTGAGACCATGGCAGAAATGCTAAAAGAAAATGGATACAGAACAGGATTTTTCGGTAAGTGGCACCTGGGAGACCAGGAGGAGACACGTCCGCATAACCGTGGTTTTGATGAAACAGCCGGCATTATGTATTCCAACGATATGTGGGCCGGTCATCCCGAAAATCCTGAGTACTGGGGACAGTATCCCATGCACTACTGGAAAAACGGAGAGGTAATGATCGATTCGGTGACGGCTGATCATCAAAAAAACTTTACCACCTGGTTTACCGAAGAGTCGGTCGATTTTATCAACAGAAACAGTGGCGATCCGTTCTTTTTGTATGTCCCGCATCCGCAGCCTCACGTCCCGCTGTTTGTCAGCGATAAATTTGAAGGCAAATCAGGTACCGGTCTTTACGGCGATGTGATGATGGAGATCGACTGGTCGGTCGGTGAGATTGTAAAGGCACTGGAGGACAACGGAGTCAGAGACAATACGATTGTCATGTTTACTTCCGATAACGGCCCGTGGCTGTCCTATGCCAATCACTCCGGACAAACTCATTTCAGGGAGGGGAAAGGAACTTCATTCGACGGCGGGATTCGAAGTCCGTTAATCATTTCGTATCCGCAGGAAATTGAAAGCAAATACAGTGTCTCACAACACATTTTTCTCAATCGATCTGATGCCCACGATTGCCGAACTGACGGGATCAGAACTGCCTGATTACGAGATTGATGGTAAAAATGTGTGGAATTTGATTGTCGGGGATGACGATGCCGAATCTCCACAGGAGTACTATGCGTTTACGAATGGAAATGAATTTCAGGGAGTAATGAGCGGTGACGGGAAATGGAAACTGCATGTACCTCACGGATATCGAACCAGTCCGGTTGGCGGCAGGGACGGCATGCCCGGCTTATATCAACAATCTGAGATTGAGCTATCACT
Proteins encoded in this window:
- a CDS encoding calcineurin-like phosphoesterase family protein, which translates into the protein MTNLMHLQLVKKAVIYANLLFSLMLLFPAANHGQTVISGYVYHDANENNTFDSAEKGIQGVLVSNGSAIVETDENGFYELESSDNSVVFVLKPKSWTTGLNHNNIPQFYTILSTDGAGGTEYEGLKPTGEAAESIDFALYPQEETDQFRVLVFGDTQPRTIEEVNYIAHDSVQEVIGVDAAFGTTLGDLVFDDLNLFEPLNQVIGQIGIPWRHVMGNHDIDFSADTNWDARGTYLRTYGPSWYAFTYGNTHFIVTDNIRWIVEEDDRYYRTGLGEEQLEFVENFLEKIPDDELVVFMTHIPWVDSTPWADENEKLELFRLMADHDNAITFAAHTHRHYHRFIGEEDGFFGNEEHHMVSMATVCGSWWTGAHDEYGIPHSLMRDGTPTGYGFLDIEGDDWKFTFKAARRPADFQMHVSAPDEVPVEELDQAEIFANVFNALPDALVEAKVGHEGEWVPMSKTQEPDPVYKAMKEREDQLTDLNWRRTGEANPTPHHLWKSNLPLNLEPGTYTIFVRATDDWHDYEGRRIVRIVE
- a CDS encoding sulfatase-like hydrolase/transferase, whose product is MLKKINVTLSVLTVIILIQIAGCTSRDAGNNNEINKPNIVLIFLDDAGFADFQPFAETRYPTPNVQTLAEEGRQFMNFYVPQAICSASRAALMTGTYPERNGLFNAHPPKALGLETRFETMAEMLKENGYRTGFFGKWHLGDQEETRPHNRGFDETAGIMYSNDMWAGHPENPEYWGQYPMHYWKNGEVMIDSVTADHQKNFTTWFTEESVDFINRNSGDPFFLYVPHPQPHVPLFVSDKFEGKSGTGLYGDVMMEIDWSVGEIVKALEDNGVRDNTIVMFTSDNGPWLSYANHSGQTHFREGKGTSFDGGIRSPLIISYPQEIESKYSVSQHIFLNRSDAHDCRTDGIRTA